One genomic window of Camelina sativa cultivar DH55 chromosome 5, Cs, whole genome shotgun sequence includes the following:
- the LOC104788006 gene encoding transmembrane emp24 domain-containing protein p24delta10-like, whose amino-acid sequence MFLNSKKLWTTILLILTIWSPISQSLHFDLQSGRTKCIAEDIKSNSMTVGKYSIDNPHEGQALPQSHKITVKVTSNAGNNYHNAEQVDSGQFAFSAVEAGDYMACFTAVDHKPELALSIDFEWKTGVQSKSWAKVAKKSQVEVMEFEVKSLLDTVNSIHEEMYYLRDREEEMQDLNRSTNTKMAWLSVLSFFVCIGVAGMQFLHLKTFFEKKKVI is encoded by the exons atgtttctcaATTCGAAAAAGCTATGGACGACGATACTTCTAATTCTAACGATTTGGTCACCAATTTCACAGTCGCTTCACTTCGATCTACAGTCAGGTCGAACAAAGTGTATCGCGGAAGACATCAAAAGCAATTCAATGACTGTTGGTAAATACAGCATCGATAACCCTCACGAAGGTCAAGCTTTACCACAATCTCACAAGATCACCGTCAAG GTGACGTCTAACGCCGGGAACAATTACCATAACGCGGAACAAGTTGATTCGGGTCAATTCGCGTTCTCTGCTGTTGAAGCAGGTGATTACATGGCTTGCTTCACTGCTGTTGATCATAAGCCTGAGTTGGCGTTGAGTATTGATTTTGAGTGGAAGACTGGTGTTCAGTCTAAGAGTTGGGCTAAGGTTGCTAAGAAGAGCCAAGTTGAA GTAATGGAATTTGAGGTGAAGAGTCTACTTGATACGGTTAACTCGATTCATGAAGAGATGTATTATCTTAGAGAtag GGAAGAAGAGATGCAAGACTTGAACCGTTCCACTAACACGAAAATGGCATGGTTGAGTGTACTCTCGTTTTTCGTCTGCATAGGAGTTGCAGGGATGCAGTTTTTACACTTAAAGACGTTtttcgagaagaagaaggttatcTAA
- the LOC104789729 gene encoding uncharacterized protein LOC104789729 → MSNKVEELLRYCEENFERGNLEHALRCAVSVCKANPDAPQPYAHVAAYRILFAAANSRTVSGEPDWYVVLGINRRGSSKYVANAIERRCGEIIEVLDGETGVFKAVLRVYDLVRVGVAELMDEDRRRAYDLRSGFLM, encoded by the coding sequence ATGTCGAACAAGGTTGAAGAGCTTCTTCGTTACTGTGAAGAGAACTTTGAGAGAGGAAACCTAGAACATGCGTTACGATGCGCTGTCTCAGTCTGTAAAGCGAATCCTGATGCTCCTCAACCTTACGCGCACGTCGCCGCTTATAGAATCCTTTTCGCAGCAGCTAACAGTCGCACGGTCTCAGGGGAGCCTGACTGGTACGTTGTGTTGGGAATCAACAGACGCGGATCTTCAAAGTATGTGGCCAACGCAATTGAGAGACGGTGCGGGGAGATCATTGAGGTGTTGGATGGCGAGACTGGGGTTTTCAAGGCTGTTTTGAGGGTTTATGACCTGGTTAGAGTCGGTGTGGCTGAGTTGATGGACGAAGATAGGAGAAGAGCGTATGATCTCCGTTCTGGATTTCTAATGTAA